A single window of Dermacentor albipictus isolate Rhodes 1998 colony chromosome 1, USDA_Dalb.pri_finalv2, whole genome shotgun sequence DNA harbors:
- the LOC139054289 gene encoding uncharacterized protein: protein MASPRPGMERGCSRVCVILLYLTGMLLIIAGAVAGGFIVNYPDILFYLALASGSAIVLGIIFVSLSACVCSRRRPPSSKDAQRKFAAPTSNGVKGSLATDFKEASVGSREELNGSAPSSRPSDGLLNIALEKGEFFHNASIDASNPKKAQQKPVTSSPRTTKAKLARDDAVFPEPPKVAEIPVAHRSQPDSLRRAKAKNGKLPKSPASVGDFASLGFQEDDGVFAPEETKPSVKGRGRIPLTAFKQTSKSVSDLDDESSFDSATRPPQQRTAPARPETPQMEPRLAVSCHNILSEEPVRVGIAHLRQREDPAARKPPVPRKVTGIALPGMVQRAPAAGASSQSQDDLSRVRLKPTEQKPRGSLRDQVPEDGKQRLQHKSVPDFFLQDGGAKLTLLDSSSSSYGKSSRTTAPAPETPLNTSMASYAEPVGPEDLHRCNTVGLPPVPLPKPATSGQQFRLYTPKEDGLVMDKQPLMADWAASVSSKSDTFSSDEAECQRQLSSSQELLMGSVKCLETEI from the coding sequence ATGGCTTCTCCAAGGCCGGGAATGGAGCGAGGGTGCTCACGAGTGTGCGTCATACTGCTCTACCTGACTGGCATGCTCCTCATCATAGCTGGCGCCGTCGCGGGCGGATTCATCGTCAACTACCCCGACATCCTCTTCTACCTGGCTCTCGCGTCCGGGTCGGCTATTGTGCTCGGAATCATCTTTGTGTCGTTGTCGGCCTGTGTTTGCTCCAGGCGCAGGCCGCCGTCTTCCAAGGATGCCCAACGGAAGTTTGCCGCGCCAACGTCGAACGGAGTCAAGGGCAGCTTGGCCACTGACTTCAAGGAAGCGTCCGTGGGCTCGCGGGAAGAGCTGAACGGCTCGGCACCTTCTTCGCGGCCCAGCGACGGGCTGTTAAACATTGCGCTCGAGAAGGGCGAGTTCTTTCACAATGCTTCCATCGACGCGTCGAACCCCAAGAAGGCGCAACAGAAACCCGTGACAAGCTCGCCGAGGACGACGAAGGCGAAGCTCGCTCGGGATGATGCTGTTTTTCCGGAGCCGCCGAAGGTGGCGGAAATCCCCGTTGCCCACCGATCGCAACCCGACAGCCTTCGAAGAGCGAAGGCGAAGAACGGCAAACTTCCCAAATCACCGGCGAGCGTCGGGGACTTCGCCTCGTTGGGATTTCAGGAGGATGACGGCGTCTTTGCGCCGGAGGAGACGAAGCCTTCTGTCAAAGGGCGCGGAAGGATACCGTTGACGGCGTTCAAGCAAACGTCGAAGTCGGTTTCGGACCTGGACGACGAATCGTCGTTCGACTCCGCAACGCGGCCTCCCCAGCAGCGGACCGCACCGGCGCGTCCCGAAACGCCGCAGATGGAGCCTCGGCTGGCGGTCAGCTGCCACAACATCCTGAGCGAGGAGCCCGTGCGCGTGGGCATCGCGCACCTGCGGCAGCGCGAGGACCCGGCGGCCAGGAAACCGCCGGTGCCGCGCAAGGTGACCGGCATCGCGCTGCCGGGCATGGTTCAGCGTGCGCCCGCGGCCGGTGCGTCGTCGCAGAGCCAAGACGACTTGAGCCGCGTTCGGCTGAAGCCGACCGAGCAGAAGCCTCGAGGTTCGCTGCGGGACCAGGTGCCAGAGGACGGCAAGCAGAGGCTTCAGCACAAGTCTGTGCCGGACTTTTTTCTGCAGGACGGCGGCGCCAAGCTCACCCTGCTGGACAGCAGTTCCAGTTCCTACGGCAAGTCTAGCCGAACCACGGCGCCAGCGCCGGAGACGCCGCTCAACACGTCCATGGCGTCGTACGCAGAGCCGGTTGGGCCCGAGGACCTGCACAGGTGCAATACCGTGGGGCTGCCGCCGGTGCCGCTCCCGAAGCCGGCGACGAGCGGCCAGCAGTTCCGCTTGTACACGCCCAAGGAGGACGGCCTTGTGATGGACAAACAGCCGCTGATGGCAGACTGGGCGGCCAGCGTTTCGTCCAAAAGCGACACATTTTCTAGTGACGAGGCAGAATGCCAGAGACAGCTTAGCTCGTCCCAGGAGCTGCTTATGGGAAGTGTTAAGTGCCTGGAGACGGAAATCTAG